A window of the Henckelia pumila isolate YLH828 chromosome 3, ASM3356847v2, whole genome shotgun sequence genome harbors these coding sequences:
- the LOC140888124 gene encoding uncharacterized protein, producing the protein MDMELGTSVPWVMCKKYDAKRRTSESGAAPFASSIRSRSRSQCEVRMYLSPKYLNGTLPELARVSADGVLISQVIPILKRPKLLTKPSMDGRILELEQETAEDLPEAAVTLIETLLSVEPHKRGIYLNQMRLVQLPLRNSSQTLLLMLFSMFFVLCSLTSLFISLFLVEISFSVSFSLDKRLILNMEDLSKALREYSINVKHQEYFADNQYFGLDSAPRDE; encoded by the exons ATGGATATGGAACTTGGTACTAGTGTTCCATGGGTCATGTGCAAGAAATATGATGCCAAAAGACGTACATCAGAAAGTGGAGCAGCTCCATTTGCGTCTTCTATTCGTTCAAGATCTC GGTCTCAATGCGAAGTACGGATGTACTTGTCTCCAAAATATCTCAACGGAACCCTTCCTGAATTAGCAAGGGTATCAGCAGATGGTGTTCTCATTTCACAG GTTATCCCCATCCTCAAAAGGCCAAAGTTGTTGACAAAGCCAAGCATGGACGGTCG GATTTTGGAGTTAGAACAGGAAACTGCAGAAGATCTACCTGAAGCTGCTGTTACACTAATAGAAACTCTCTTGTCTGTGGAACCTCACAAGCGGGGAATTTATCTTAATCAAATG AGGCTAGTGCAGTTGCCACTCAGAAATTCATCGCAGACGTTGCTACTGATGCTCTTCAGTATGTTCTTCGTTTTATGTAGCTTGACGTCATTGTTCATCTCTCTCTTTTTGGTtgaaatttctttttctgtttcATTCTCCCTG GATAAGCGTCTCATCTTGAACATGGAGGATCTTTCCAAGGCTTTGCGGGAG TATAGTATTAACGTCAAACATCAAGAATATTTTGCCGACAATCAATATTTTGGGTTAGATTCTGCTCCAAGAGATGAGTGA